Below is a window of Allomuricauda ruestringensis DSM 13258 DNA.
TATCTATTCGTTCAACACTATGGTGCATTTGATGAAACACCCTCCAGAGTACATTACTTCTGTGCATGGCCCTATGCCAAACATATACTCCAAATTGGTATAGCAACACACCTACCAGTGCGCCCCACAGAGTGCCCAGTCCAGTAAGGTCCATAAGCTGATATTCGGCAAGGTATCCGTCCCAAATCAACGGCAAGTAACTGGACAGGTAAAAGAATAGGACAAAAAATATCATCCCCTTCAGTTTCCAATATTTCACCAATGGGAGCTGGCGTGCAGGGAACAATGCTTCCCAAATCATAAGTACTGCATATATAGCCAATATAATCAGGCTTACAGGGTCCAATAAAATTTCAAGAGGTGTCGGCATAACTTTTTTATTTACAATTATTTATGGACCAAATGTAAGAAGCAAACAAAGCTGGGATTTTGCTCAAACGTTTTGTTTTTTTGCTGTATGGTCCATTTTGGCAGGGCACGGATCAAATCTCATGCTCTCTTGAATTTTTGGGGAGATACCCCATATTTTTCTTTGAATATGCGACTGAAATGGGAGAGATTTTCAAAACCACTGTTAAAGGCCACTTCACTTATATTTCTTTCGCCTGCTTCCAAAAATGACTTGGCAAGTTCCAGTCTTTTTTGGGTAAGCCATCTACCGGGTGTGGTACGGTAATACTCATAAAATTCCTTTTTGAATACCGAAACACTTCGATTTGCCATTCGGGCAAACTGTTTTACAGTTAGATTAAACATATAATTTTTCTCCATCACCTGCCAAATGGGCGTTTTGGAAATATCCATTAAACTATTTGCATAGGCAAGTATTTTTCTATTGGAAGGATCCAATAAGATGTTAAAGAGTAGTTCTTTGAACTTGAGCTCCAATAAACCTTCCGGTGCCGGTAATTTTTGGGTGAAATATGGGAGAATACTGAAAAAAAACGCTTGAGTGGTTTTGTTTAAATGTATTTCTATCAGCATATCAAAAGGAGGTGCAGGGAGATCCTTCAAAGGAAGGTATTGACGGTATTCCTTGATTATCTGTCGAAAAAAATTGTCCTGAAAATAAAAGGCGAGAACTTTCCATTCCGTTGTCTCGGGCAATTCCTGCAAATAGGCCGTTTTTCGGGTAAGGATGCAGGAATGTTTGGTAAGGTGCCATGATTTTCCACTGTGTCGCATGATCCGGCCACCTTCCAATGTGAACATGATTTCGTTGTAGTGTGAGAAAAGTTGTTGTTGTTTATCTACCTGGGGGCACTTGTAGTACAAAAACAATGTGTCTTTTACGGCCAACTGTTGAAATGTAACAGGGTCTGCAATGCTATCGTCATAATTGTTGTACACAAGTCCCATGTCCTAACAAAATAAAATTCTCTTTAGTCAAGTGTCGGCAGGGCAATCCAAAAATAAAAACGGAATTATGGTAAAAATTATAAAAAATTAACAAGAATCAACAATAACATCGCCATAAAGTGATGAAATCAATTAAAATAATTGAGAGCGCATTATCGATAAGAGAGTTGTCAAAAGGACAAGGTCTTACAGATTCTTTCGGTACGTCCGTCTTCGCTTGATCACTTTCGGGTCAAAGTGCTTCCACATTTGTTGTATGGCAATATTGTCTTCCAGTTCGGGAGTTCTAATACAATTTACCACCCCACGTTTTTTAAAAGTATGGTGGAACTCATTAAAAATGATCGAAGTCACCCCTTTGTTTTGGTATTTGGGGTGTATGCCGATCAAGTAGAAAATGGCATCCTTGCTATGTTTTCGGGCATGGAGCAAATGGAAAATCCCAAAGGGGAACAATTTACCGTTCGCTTTTTGCAGGGCTTTGGAGAAAGAGGGCATTACAATGGCAAAGGCCACCAGGTTATCATCCGAATCCACCACAAACTTAATGTACTCCGGATTTATAAAACTAATGTACTTTTTCTTGAAGTACTCCTTTTGTATATCGGTAATCTTCACAAAGGAGGATAGTTTGGCATAGCTTTCGTTAAAAAGGTCGAACATTTTGTCCACCCAAGGCATAATATCCGCACTTTTTTCAAAGTTCATCTCCCGTAGACCATACCGCTTTTTAATCAGCACATTGGCCTTCGCAAACAACTTTGGGTCGGCATTGGCCGCCGGAAACTTGCTTTCGATGTATTTTTTCTCCGTTGTAAATCCGTATTTTTCGTAATGCGATTGGTAATAGGGGTGGTTGTACCACGTAATCATATTACCAATATGGTCAAAACCTTCGGTAAGCACACCTACTTTGTCCAAATTGGAAAAGCCTACGGGGCCTTCCATATACTCCAGCTGGTTTTCCTTGCCAATATCTCGGACCTTGTCCAGTAATGCCTTGGATACCTCTGGGTCGTCCACAAAATCGAACCAACCGAACCGCATTTTCTTCAAGCCTTGTTCCTTAACTTCCAACCAATTGATGATGGCCGCTACGCGCCCAACAATCTTGTTGTCCCTGTAAGCCAAAAAGAATTTGGCCTCCGCCGTTTTAAAAACAGGGTTTTCGTCCTTGTCAAACGATGCCATTTCATCTTTTATGATGGGGGGGACCCAGTAGGGTGAATCTTTGTAGAGCGAAAAAGGAAATTTTACAAAACGCTTTAAGTCCGATTTGGACTCAACCTGCTTAACGGTTACCATAGTTGCAAATTAATGCTCAATATTAGGAATATTACTTGCAGTAGAAAAGTGAAATTTGTGGAAAACGTAAAAAACTAAGATGGATTAGTTCTTTTTATTGCGCCTTTTTGATTTTTTGTTGGCATTCTTCTTGATTTTTCCGTTCACACCCGATTGTTGCTCGTTGATGGGGATAAGTTCGTCTTTGTGGAAATCCAAACGGTAGGAGAATCCAAGCACCACAAAAATACGTGACGGGTCATTTTTAAAATTGGAACCTAAATGGAAATCGGCCTGAAAATTGGGATTGATCAAACGGGCAACACCAGTTCTTAAAATAATATCGGAATAGCGGTCGCCAGAAATGCCTTGGCCCTCAAAGAAAACGCTCCATCGGGGATCACGAAAAGCATGCGTTAACGATAGGGCATAGCGCCATTCTGGGGAATCGGTGGTAATACGGTCGTAGGCCACATTGGAAATCAACACAAAACGTGGCGAAAGTCTACTTTGGGTTTGAATCCCTCCGCGGTACGAAACCGTGGGTTCTCCGGGATAAAAAGGATTGTCTCCCAGTACAAAATTGGCCCCGCCATAAACGGATACGGCAGGAATCAAATTTTTCCATTGAAACACATTGTTCGCTCTCCAACTATATAAATTGGGTTTGTTGTGCTCTGGATCCTTAAAAGGGTCAAAAACCAAGTATTTTAAACCCACTCGGTTTCGTGAAAAATTGGTCAGATTGCCCTCGATGCCCAAATCGGGGTAGGTGATGTTTTGGGAGATGAAAGAACCCTCGGCAATAACTTCCAGTTCTTCAAAAAGCAGACCGTACCTCAACGCATAATCGGCTCCAAAAATATTGGAATCTGAATTGAGGTCGGCATTATCCTGTTGTTCGTACAACATGCCAATCTCGGCCTGTACCACATTTTTACCAACCGCATAGGCACTGGCTGCCCTTCCAGGTCTATTGGAATTGATGACATCGGTATATTGGGCGAAAATAAATGTTGGGAATAGAACGAAAAGAAATAATGACTTTTTGATCATGGAAATATCCATATAACTGGGTTTTTAATACTATTTTAAGATACGTTTGATGGGTTTACGGGACTAACAATGTAACTTTGATACAATAACTAAGGTTATATGGTTTTATTACAAACGATTTTAATCGTCATATTAGTATACTACGGACTCAAATTACTTTTAAAGTGGTTGGCACCGAAACTCTTGAATTACGCGGTTAAGAAGACGAGCGAACGTTTTGGACAGCAGTTCGGAAACTCCCAAGATTTTGATACTGCGCAGCCTGAGGAAGGGGAGACCATCATTTCCAAAAAACCGTTTAGAAAATCCAATCCCTCAAAAAAAGTTGGAGAATACATAGATTTTGAGGAAATTGATTAATATTTGCCGAATCAAAACCTATCCATGAATCTTTCTCCAAAAGCCATTATCACCCATATTTGTGTTGTCGGTTTATTCATTCTTGCTTCGCTGGTCTATTTTTACCCGGCATTACAGGGAAAAGCCATTTATCAGTCGGACATTGCCCAGTACAAGGGTATGGCCCAAGAACGTGATGCATACAAAGAGCTTACGGGAGAGGAATCTTACTGGACCAATAGTGCCTTTGGCGGAATGCCTACCTATCAATTGGGAGCCAATTATCCGCATAACTATGTAAAGGAATTGGACCGTTTGATTCGGTTTTTGCCCAGACCTGCAGATTATCTTTTTCTCTATTTGATAGGGTTTTACATACTGCTGTTATGCCTAAAGGTTGATTTTCGGTTGGCTGCTCTTGGAGCCTTGGCTTTCGGTTTTTCCACCTATCTGATTATAATTTTAGGTGTGGGGCACAATGCCAAAGCGCACGCTCTGGGATATGTCCCGATGGTTTTGGGTGGCATAGTACTCGTATTTCGAAAAAAATACATTTTAGGATTTATACTGACCGCATTGGCAATGGCGCTCGAGATTAGCGCCAATCACTACCAAATGACCTATTATTTTATGCTTTTGGTACTGGTGATGGGGCTCGTGTACCTTATTTACGCCATCAAAGAAAAAGAACTGAAACACTTTTTTGCCTCTGTCGGTATTTTAATTTTGGCAGTAGTGCTGTCCATTTTCACCAATGCCACTAGCTTGATGGCGACCAAAGAATATGCTGATTGGAGCACCCGAGGGACATCGGAACTGACGATAAACCCAGATG
It encodes the following:
- a CDS encoding helix-turn-helix domain-containing protein; this encodes MGLVYNNYDDSIADPVTFQQLAVKDTLFLYYKCPQVDKQQQLFSHYNEIMFTLEGGRIMRHSGKSWHLTKHSCILTRKTAYLQELPETTEWKVLAFYFQDNFFRQIIKEYRQYLPLKDLPAPPFDMLIEIHLNKTTQAFFFSILPYFTQKLPAPEGLLELKFKELLFNILLDPSNRKILAYANSLMDISKTPIWQVMEKNYMFNLTVKQFARMANRSVSVFKKEFYEYYRTTPGRWLTQKRLELAKSFLEAGERNISEVAFNSGFENLSHFSRIFKEKYGVSPQKFKRA
- a CDS encoding DUF4834 family protein, with product MVLLQTILIVILVYYGLKLLLKWLAPKLLNYAVKKTSERFGQQFGNSQDFDTAQPEEGETIISKKPFRKSNPSKKVGEYIDFEEID
- a CDS encoding transporter, whose product is MDISMIKKSLFLFVLFPTFIFAQYTDVINSNRPGRAASAYAVGKNVVQAEIGMLYEQQDNADLNSDSNIFGADYALRYGLLFEELEVIAEGSFISQNITYPDLGIEGNLTNFSRNRVGLKYLVFDPFKDPEHNKPNLYSWRANNVFQWKNLIPAVSVYGGANFVLGDNPFYPGEPTVSYRGGIQTQSRLSPRFVLISNVAYDRITTDSPEWRYALSLTHAFRDPRWSVFFEGQGISGDRYSDIILRTGVARLINPNFQADFHLGSNFKNDPSRIFVVLGFSYRLDFHKDELIPINEQQSGVNGKIKKNANKKSKRRNKKN